TTTTTGTTTGATGCTAAACAACAAAAATGGAATAAACTTCAATTATCTATTTCTTTTAAATGTCCAGTGTGCCAGGAAAAAAATGAACGTAATAATTAATGATCAACTAATGGAATTTGATAAGCATATTACAATTACTGATTTATTAATTTTATTAAATCAAAAAACTTTTGGAACAGCAATTGCAGTAAATAAAATAGTTATTCCTAAAAATCAATGGAATTGTTATTTTATAAATGATAAAGATAACATATTATTATTTCAAGTGATTTCTGGTGGTTAATTATAATGTTAAAAATTGATGGTATAATGTTTAAATCCCGTTTATTTATTGGAACTGGTAAATTTTCTAATTATAAAATAATGCAGGAAGCAATAAAATCTTCTGGAACTCAACTTGTTACAGTAGCTATAAAACGTATTAGTTTTGATAGTTATAAAAATGATAATATTTTAGATTTTTTACAAGAAATTAATGTTAAATTATTACCTAATACGTCTGGTGCAAAAAATGCTCAGGAAGCTATTATAGCTGCGTGTTTAGCACGTGAAGCATTAAATACTAATTGGGTAAAACTTGAAATACATCCAGATGCACGTTATTTATTACCAGATCCAATCGAAACTTTATTAGCTGCAGAAGAATTAGTAAAAAAAAATTTTGTTGTCCTTCCTTATTGTAATGCTGATCCTGTTTTATGTCGTCGTTTGGAAGAAGTTGGATGTGCCGCTGTAATGCCATTAGGTTCTCCAATTGGTACAAATAAAGGATTAATTACAAAAGAAATGTTGCGTATTATTATAAAACAAGCTGATATTCCTGTTATAATAGATGCAGGAATTGGTGTACCAAGTCATGCTGCGGAATCTATTGAGATTGGTGCTGATGCTGTATTAATAAATACTGCAATAGCAGTTTCTAAGCAACCGATTTTAATGGCAAAAGCGTTTAAGTTAGCAGTTCAAGCAGCAGAATTTGCTTTTAAAAGTGGAATTCCAAAAGAAAAAATTAAAGCTGAAGCATCTAGTCAATTAACTAGTTTTTTAGGAATAAAAAATAATGAATAAAAATTTTCGAGAATATTTTGAAAATTTTGACTGGGATAAAATCACATTAAAAATAAATAATAAAACAGTAAAAGATGTTGAATACGCTTTATTAAATGATGAATTAACATTAGATGATTTTATGGCATTATTATCTCCTTCAGCTTGTTTTTTTATTGAAGAAATAGCAAACAAAGCTCAACAATTAACTCGCAAGAGATTTGGTAATACTATTAATTTTTATTTACCATTATATTTATCAAATTTATGTAATAATGATTGCACTTATTGTGGTTTTTCTGCAAAAAATAATATTAAACGAAAAATTCTTAATGATATTGAAGTTATAAACGAATGTAATTTTATTCGTGATATTGGTTTTGATAGTATATTATTAGTTACTGGTGAACATAAAAATAAAGTTGGAATGAATTATTTTCGACATACAATACCTATTGTTAGAGAATTTTTTAGTACATTGATGATTGAAGTTCAACCATTAAGTATTAATGAATATATGGAGCTTAGAGTTATAGGTGTTGATGGTGTTATTATTTATCAAGAAACTTATAATTCTTTAATATATAAAAATAATCATATAAAAGGTAATAAAAAAGATTTTTTTTGGCGTATGAATACCCCTGAACGCATTGGAAATGCAGGGATTGATAAAATAGGGTTAGGGATTTTATTAGGACTTTCAAATAATTGGCGAACTGATTGTTATATATTAGCTGAACATTTATTTTTTCTGCAAAAATATTATTGAAAAACTCGTTATTCTATTTCTTTTCCGCGTTTGCGTCCTTGTATTGGGGGAATTAATCCTTTAATATTAATTTCTGAATTAGAATTGGTTCAATTAATATGTGCTTTTCGTTTATTGTTTCCTAGTGTAGAATTATCTTTGTCTACAAGAGAATCTCCTTTTTTTAGAGATAATGTTATTCCAATAGCAATTAATAATATAAGCGCAGGATCAAAAACGCAGCCTGGAGGTTATTCAAAATTAAGTGCAGAATTAGAACAATTTTTGCCTAATGATAATCGTACTGCGTTACAAATGATAAATGTATTAATTAAAAAAGGATTGCAACCAGTTTGGAAAGATTGGGATAAGTATTTTGGTCGTTAATTTTTATATAAGTATATTTTATATTTGAAATTATTAAATATATTAAAAAATTTAAGTTTTATTTTTATATTTATATATAAAATTATTTATATGTTTTTAAAAAAAATATGATTATTTTGTATATTTTGTTTTGTTTTTTAAAATATGCGTTATAAATATATTGAATTTTTATAGAATTATTTAATAATATTAAAAATATTTTTTAAGTTATTAATTTTTATTATTTTAATATTTTAATATTAAAGCAATAGCTTTTGATTTTTTTTGTAAAAAAGTATAATTTATATAAAAATATAATAAACGTTAAAAAATTTTTAATTAAAAATGTATTTTTTATTTATCATATAAATGTAATATTTTATTTAACATAATTAGTAATTTAATATGTATTTTAATATATATAAATGTATAAAAAATTTATATAAGATAGTATTTTAAAAAAATTCATTGTTTTTTAGAATAAAAATTATTATATGAGTAATATATAATAATTAATTATTATAATAATATTTTTATTTTATAATAAATTAACGTTATTTTATATTTTTTTATTTTAGGTTTTTAAAATAATACATACTAAAAAATAATAGTTTTAATAAAATTATATATTAATAATGATATTAAAACGTTTTGTATATTTTTTATGAAAAATATTTAAAGGTATTGTTTTTAAAAAAAATATATTTTAGTTTTTAATATTAAATATTAAAAAATATATTTAAATTAAATAAATTTTATTAATTAAAAATAATTAATTTTATTAATAACCAATTTTATTGATATATTAAAATATATAATAATTTAAAATTTAAAATATTTTAAAATTATTTAAAAATTTATAGTATTTTATTAAGGCTAAATATTTATAATTTAATATATTTTTATATAAATAATTAATTATTAAAAAAATTGTAATAAAATAGTATTTTTATAATTTTATATGTTATCAAATATTTTGAATAAATGTTATTTTTTAAATTTAAAAAAAATACTTATAATTTATTACAATTATATAAATTATATAAAAAAATTGATTAGATTATTAATTATTTACAAAAATAATATTTTAAATTATTTAAAATTAAAAATTAATATTTACAATAAAATTGTTTTATTTATGATATAAAATAATTAATTTAAGTTTTTTATTTAATAAAAATATATTTTTATTAGAAAATATTATGCTATATTAAAAAATTAATAAGATACTAAGAATTTATATTTTATATAAATATAAAATAAATTATATTTATTCATCTAGAAAACTACGTAATAATTCTGATCGACTTGGATGACGTAATTTACGTAGTGCTTTTGCTTCAATTTGACGAATTCGTTCACGTGTAACATCAAATTGTTTTCCAACTTCTTCAAGCGTATGATCAGTGTTCATATCAATACCAAAGCGCATTCTTAATACTTTTGCTTCGCGAGCTGTTAATCCTGATAATACTTCATTAGTAGCTGAACGCAAACTTTCTGATGTAGCAGAATCAACAGGTAATTCTAGTGTTGTATCTTCAATAAAATCACCTAAATGTGATTCATCATCATCACCAATTGGTGTTTCCATTGAAATTGGTTCTTTAGCAATTTTTAATACTTTTCGTATTTTGTCTTCTGACATTAGCATTCGCTCAGCTAGTTCTTCTGGTGAAGGTTCTCTTCCTGTTTCTTGAAGCATTTGACGAGAAATACGATTTAATTTATTTATTGTTTCAATCATGTGGACTGGTATACGAATAGTACGAGCTTGATCTGCAACAGATCTTGTGATGGCTTGTCTTATCCACCAAGTTGCATAAGTTGAAAATTTATATCCACGTCGATATTCAAATTTATCAACTGCTTTCATTAATCCAATGTTACCTTCTTGTATAAGATCTAAAAATTGTAATCCTCGATTTGTATATTTTTTTGCTATTGATATTACTAATCGTAAGTTTGCTTCAACCATTTCTTTTTTAGCACGTTTAGCTTTAGCTTCTCCAATGGACATTCTACGATTAATATCTTTAATGTGTTCAATTGGTAATTCGGTTTTTTCTTCTATTTTTCGTAAATTTTGTAAACAAAATAAAATTTCTTTTTCAACTTCTAATAATTTTTTAGACCATGGTTTATTCATTTTTTTTGCGGTTTTTAACCAAATTTCATTAGTTTCATTATTTGTAAATAATAAAATAAATTTTTTTTTCGGCATTTTGCAAAAATCAACACATAATTTCATTATAGTTCGTTCTTGAAAACGTATATGGTCCATCATCATGCGCATATTGTTAACTAAATAATCAAATTGTTTTGGTACTAATCTAAATTCTTTAAATATGTCAGATAGTTTTTCAATTGCATTTATTGTTTTTTTGTTTTGTCTTCCAAAAATTTTAATATATTTACGTGTTTTTTTATATTGTTCTCGAAGATTTAAGAATTTTGTATGAGCTATTTCAGGATCGATCATATTATCTTCATCAGATTCACAATTATTATTTTCTTCATTATCTTCGTTGTCTTCATCGTTTTTTTTATTTTTTTTATTTAATAGTTCTTGATTATTAAGGTGTATATTTTGTGTAATATGTTCATCATTATTTAAATTAATAAATCCTATAATTAAATCTGATAAACGGTTTTTTCCGGATTCAATTTGTTCATATTGTTCAAGTAAATATCTAATAGTTTTAGGGTATTCTGCTACTGAGCATTGAACTTGATTAATTCCTTCTTCGATACGTTTTGCTATATCAATTTCGCCTTCTCTAGTAAGTAGTTCAACTGTCCCCATTTCTCGCATATACATTCGTACTGGATCTGTTGTTTTTCCAATTTCATTTTCAAGTGTAGAAAGAACTTGTGCAGCTGCTTCAGCTATATCTTCATTAGAATCTGATGTATTTTCTGTTAAAATAAAATCATCTGCATCTGGTGCTTTTTCCATTACTTGAATACCCATATTGTTAATAATTTGTATTATATCTTCTATTTGATCAGAATCAATAATATCATCAGGAAGATGGTCATTAACTTCAGCATAAGTTAAATAACCTTGTTCTTTTCCTTTTGTCACTAGTAGCTTAAGTTGTGATTGTTGCTTATATTCCATTTTATTCATATTTTAAAATTTATGTAAATTTTTTATTAAATAGTTTAAAAGTATTGATAAAAGTGTTAATTTTACATGAAATTATTCAATAAAAAAGTATATTTTAAGTTTTTATATTAAAAGTTTTTTTATTTATTTTTGTTTGTAAAAGAATAAGTGAATAAACTTCTTTTCGTTCATCAAATGTAAGTTTTTGTGTTCGTTCTTTTGCCATTAAATATTCAAAACGTTTATTTAAAATATTTTTAAATAAATGATTTAATGTATCTATAAATAATTTTTTTGCTGTTTCTTCTGTGCATATATCGTTCCAAAATGCTAGTTTTTCAAGTAGTTTTAATAATTTATTATTTCTATATTTTTCTAATAATTGTCCTGTTGTTATTTCTGGAAGAGAATTGCAAAAATCAACTAATTGTTTAAATAATAAAAACCCAGGGATTTCTGTATATATTTTTTTTTTAAAAGATGGAACTAATTTTGAAAAAATTGGGTTTTGTAATAATAGTGTTATAAGTATTCGCATTGTTGTCAATTTGAATTTTGGTGTTTTATAATTGATTTTTATGTTGTTTTTTTTATTTGTTATAGCAATTACTTGTGTTATATCTGGTATTCCAATATAAAAACCTAATTTTTGTGTTATATAAAATCTCATAGTTTTATTAGGTATTTTTTTTATTAAATTAAGAGTAATATTAGCGAAATTTATTTTATCATCTTGTGTGATTAAATTAGTTTTTGATATAAGAGTATCAAATAAAAAATTAGAAAATGTTTTAGATGTTAAAATTCGTTTTTCAAAAGATTTTTTTCCTTCTTTTTGTATTAATGAATCTGGATCTTCACCACTAGGTAAAAAAATAAAATTTAATTTACGTTCCTCATTTAAAAATGTAAGTGAATTTTTTAAGGCTCTCCAAGCAGCTATTTTCCCAGCTTGATCTCCATCATAACAATATATTATTGTATTTGTAAAACGAAATAGAAGTTTGATTTGTTCATAAGTTGTTGATGTTCCTAAAGATGATACTGCATAATTAATATTGTATTTTGTTAGTGTAATTACATCCATATATCCTTCAACTATTAATATTTTTTCTAATTTATATTTTTTTTGTATTGCTTCATATAA
This Candidatus Providencia siddallii DNA region includes the following protein-coding sequences:
- the dnaG gene encoding DNA primase, with the translated sequence MIGQIPHSFINELLTKTNIINLINSKIPLKKKGKNYNAFCPFHNEKTPSFFVNKKKQIYHCFGCGVHGNAIDFLINYNKLNFVEAIEELSSLHGINLKYIKGEKINKTILHKRTELYYIMKKINYFYQNSLKNTSSKKLKIYLKIRGLTKEIIDYFSIGYAPFGWNNLLNFLILHIKNYKCFNETGMFILNDNGKIYDRFRERIIFPIRDYNGRIIAFGGRTLDNSSPKYLNSAETNIFHKRHHLFGLYEAIQKKYKLEKILIVEGYMDVITLTKYNINYAVSSLGTSTTYEQIKLLFRFTNTIIYCYDGDQAGKIAAWRALKNSLTFLNEERKLNFIFLPSGEDPDSLIQKEGKKSFEKRILTSKTFSNFLFDTLISKTNLITQDDKINFANITLNLIKKIPNKTMRFYITQKLGFYIGIPDITQVIAITNKKNNIKINYKTPKFKLTTMRILITLLLQNPIFSKLVPSFKKKIYTEIPGFLLFKQLVDFCNSLPEITTGQLLEKYRNNKLLKLLEKLAFWNDICTEETAKKLFIDTLNHLFKNILNKRFEYLMAKERTQKLTFDERKEVYSLILLQTKINKKTFNIKT
- the thiS gene encoding sulfur carrier protein ThiS, which translates into the protein MNVIINDQLMEFDKHITITDLLILLNQKTFGTAIAVNKIVIPKNQWNCYFINDKDNILLFQVISGG
- the rpoD gene encoding RNA polymerase sigma factor RpoD; translation: MNKMEYKQQSQLKLLVTKGKEQGYLTYAEVNDHLPDDIIDSDQIEDIIQIINNMGIQVMEKAPDADDFILTENTSDSNEDIAEAAAQVLSTLENEIGKTTDPVRMYMREMGTVELLTREGEIDIAKRIEEGINQVQCSVAEYPKTIRYLLEQYEQIESGKNRLSDLIIGFINLNNDEHITQNIHLNNQELLNKKNKKNDEDNEDNEENNNCESDEDNMIDPEIAHTKFLNLREQYKKTRKYIKIFGRQNKKTINAIEKLSDIFKEFRLVPKQFDYLVNNMRMMMDHIRFQERTIMKLCVDFCKMPKKKFILLFTNNETNEIWLKTAKKMNKPWSKKLLEVEKEILFCLQNLRKIEEKTELPIEHIKDINRRMSIGEAKAKRAKKEMVEANLRLVISIAKKYTNRGLQFLDLIQEGNIGLMKAVDKFEYRRGYKFSTYATWWIRQAITRSVADQARTIRIPVHMIETINKLNRISRQMLQETGREPSPEELAERMLMSEDKIRKVLKIAKEPISMETPIGDDDESHLGDFIEDTTLELPVDSATSESLRSATNEVLSGLTAREAKVLRMRFGIDMNTDHTLEEVGKQFDVTRERIRQIEAKALRKLRHPSRSELLRSFLDE
- the thiH gene encoding 2-iminoacetate synthase ThiH codes for the protein MNKNFREYFENFDWDKITLKINNKTVKDVEYALLNDELTLDDFMALLSPSACFFIEEIANKAQQLTRKRFGNTINFYLPLYLSNLCNNDCTYCGFSAKNNIKRKILNDIEVINECNFIRDIGFDSILLVTGEHKNKVGMNYFRHTIPIVREFFSTLMIEVQPLSINEYMELRVIGVDGVIIYQETYNSLIYKNNHIKGNKKDFFWRMNTPERIGNAGIDKIGLGILLGLSNNWRTDCYILAEHLFFLQKYYWKTRYSISFPRLRPCIGGINPLILISELELVQLICAFRLLFPSVELSLSTRESPFFRDNVIPIAINNISAGSKTQPGGYSKLSAELEQFLPNDNRTALQMINVLIKKGLQPVWKDWDKYFGR
- a CDS encoding thiazole synthase, which gives rise to MLKIDGIMFKSRLFIGTGKFSNYKIMQEAIKSSGTQLVTVAIKRISFDSYKNDNILDFLQEINVKLLPNTSGAKNAQEAIIAACLAREALNTNWVKLEIHPDARYLLPDPIETLLAAEELVKKNFVVLPYCNADPVLCRRLEEVGCAAVMPLGSPIGTNKGLITKEMLRIIIKQADIPVIIDAGIGVPSHAAESIEIGADAVLINTAIAVSKQPILMAKAFKLAVQAAEFAFKSGIPKEKIKAEASSQLTSFLGIKNNE